Proteins from a genomic interval of Syngnathus acus chromosome 4, fSynAcu1.2, whole genome shotgun sequence:
- the dnajc6 gene encoding putative tyrosine-protein phosphatase auxilin isoform X5 — MDSSDMDANYGGGLLDMVKGGAGKFFSNFKDNLKDTLKDTSTKVMHQVATYTKGELDIAYITSRIIVMTYPAESVQIGYQNHVEDIRSFLDTRHADHYTVFNLSQRNYRGAKFSNRVSECNWPALQAPSLHNLFAVCKNMHNWLKQNPKNVCVITCSDGRAPSGVLVCAMFCFCHLFNNPVPAMQLLSAKRPGSGLWPSHRRYIGYVCSMVSEKPSLPHSKPLKIKALTVSPVPCFNKQRSGCRPFCDVLIGETKIFSTAQDYERMREHRVQEGKVVFPLGVSVQGDVVVSVYHMRSTIGGRLQAKVSNMQIFQIQFHTGFIAPGTTMLKFNKPELDACDSPDKYPQLFHVILDVEVEGLDKQKDLTPPWEQFPSKDLSPNVLFTCHQEHQDALAIAEPSRPHGGPDGRGHGEESEPSDDDMISLSSQRSSTSTAPHKGDQPSPTPVDPDPPGEVDLLGLGGEDIKQPPPVTHAPSTSTDLLGDLFGAPPQPTSGASSNHSTPHKTVASSASPCASPGPPVFDPFGGGPKPQEMMGSFLGAGTEQSASFLHAARSPSPTLQPTSFGRSSPVQAATPSVNIQQQNVMGGWEWNRTATTGTGGGGGGGGGLGVGSRSATTSPTGSLHSTPTHQNKPNTLDPFADIGNLGGGSGFSSKPTTPTGTSPSFPSTGSPSRSPQHAGGWQPHSGAAFPSWQPNTATGGWQPQGQGATPQPKPSPSHVPGGPHTSPQNRPNYNVRFSAGGGGSPSAAGKAQTGLGSKPKASNANFDDLLSGQGFAGAKEKKGPRTIAEMRKEEMAKEMDPEKIKILEWIEGKERNIRALLSTMHTVLWEGETRWKPVGIADLVTPEQVKKVYRKAVLVVHPDKATGQPYEQYAKMIFMELNDAWSEFESQGQKPLY; from the exons CCTTCCTGGATACGCGTCACGCTGACCATTACACTGTCTTCAACCTGTCACAGCGCAACTACCGCGGAGCCAAATTCTCCAACAGG GTTTCCGAGTGTAATTGGCCCGCTCTGCAGGCTCCCAGCCTCCACAACCTCTTTGCTGTTTGTAAGAACATGCACAACTGGCTTAAACAGAATCCCAAGAACGTGTGCGTCATCACCTGCTCG GACGGCCGTGCGCCCTCCGGTGTCTTGGTTTGCGCCATGTTTTGCTTCTGCCACCTCTTCAACAATCCCGTTCCTGCCATGCAACTCCTCAGCGCCAAGAGACCAGGCTCGGGCCTCTGGCCTTCACACCGCAG GTACATCGGCTATGTATGTAGCATGGTGTCGGAGAAGCCCAGTCTACCCCACAGCAAGCCTCTGAAGATCAAGGCTCTCACCGTCAGTCCAGTGCCCTGTTTCAACAAGCAACGGAGCGGCTGTCGGCCCTTCTGCGACGTGCTCATCGGAGAGACCAAAATCTTCTCTACGGCGCAGGACTACGAGCGAATGAG AGAGCACAGAGTTCAAGAGGGGAAAGTGGTTTTTCCTCTGGGCGTCAGCGTGCAAGGAGACGTCGTCGTTTCTGTCTATCACATGAGGTCCACCATAGGGGGACGTCTGCAAGCCAAG GTGTCGAACATGCAGATTTTCCAGATCCAGTTTCACACTGGCTTCATTGCACCCGGAACCACTATGTTGAAATTTAACAA ACCAGAGCTGGACGCGTGCGACTCTCCAGACAAGTATCCCCAGCTGTTCCATGTGATATTGGACGTGGAGGTGGAGGGCTTAGACAAACAGAAAGACCTCACGCCACCCTGGGAGCAGTTCCCGTCAAAAGATTTGAGTCCCAATGTGCTTTTCACCTGCCATCAGGAACATCAGGATGCTCTCGCCATCGCCG AGCCAAGCAGGCCCCACGGGGGTCCCGACGGCCGAGGCCACGGTGAGGAAAGCGAGCCCTCTGACGACGACATGATCTCCCTCTCCAGCCAGCGGAGCAGCACCAGCACAGCCCCCCATAAAGGGGATCAGCCTTCTCCGACCCCCGTGGACCCGGACCCCCCCGGAGAAGTAGATCTCCTTGGCCTGGGTGGTGAAGATATCAAGCAACCACCTCCCGTTACCCACGCTCCATCTACGAGCACTGACCTCCTGGGGGACTTGTTCGGGGCTCCACCGCAGCCGACCAGCGGGGCGTCATCTAATCACTCCACTCCACATAAAACAGTGGCGAGCTCTGCCTCGCCGTGTGCTTCCCCTGGCCCACCAG TGTTTGACCCCTTCGGAGGCGGGCCTAAACCTCAGGAGATGATGGGCTCGTTCCTCGGAGCAGGTACGGAGCAGTCGGCCTCCTTCTTGCATGCCGCTCGCTCTCCATCCCCCACCTTACAGCCCACAAGCTTTG GACGGAGTTCCCCCGTCCAAGCCGCTACCCCGAGTGTCAACATTCAGCAGCAAAACGTCATGGGAGGCTGGGAATGGAACAGGACAGCCACGACCGGCACAG gaggaggcggcggcggcggcggcggcttggGAGTGGGCAGTCGATCAGCCACGACGAGTCCAACGGGCTCGCTCCACAGCACACCCACCCACCAAAACAAGCCAAACACTCTGGACCCCTTTGCTGACATAGGTAACCTCGGGG GAGGTTCTGGATTCTCCAGCAAGCCCACCACACCAACAGGAACAAGCCCTTCCTTTCCTTCCACGGGCTCTCCATCGCGGTCTCCGCAGCATGCAGGAGGGTGGCAGCCCCACTCGGGAGCTGCTTTCCCATCGTGGCAGCCTAACACTGCCACAGGAGGCTGGCAGCCGCAAGGACAAGGAGCCACTCCCCAGCCAAAGCCAAGTCCGAGCCACGTGCCCGGCGGGCCTCACACTTCGCCGCAGAACCGACCCAACTATAATGTTCGGTTTTCTGCAGGCGGGGGTGGATCACCCAGTGCTGCGGGCAAAGCACAGACGGGATTGG GCTCTAAGCCCAAGGCTTCCAATGCCAACTTTGATGACCTGCTGTCTGGTCAAGGCTTTGCAGGGGccaaagagaagaaaggacCCAGGACtattgcagaaatgaggaaGGAAGAAATGGCCAAAGAGATGGACCCGGAGAAAATAAAG attctcGAATGGATTGAGGGGAAGGAGCGCAACATCCGGGCTCTCCTGTCCACAATGCATACAGTGTTGTGGGAAGGAGAAACCCGCTGGAAGCCAGTTGGCATAGCTGACCTGGTGACTCCAGAACAGGTCAAAAAGGTCTACCGCAAAGCCGTCCTCGTCGTCCACCCAGATAAG GCAACGGGACAACCCTATGAACAATACGCCAAGATGATTTTCATGGAACTAAATGATGCCTGGTCAGAATTTGAAAGCCAAGGACAAAAACCTCTgtactga